One stretch of Rosistilla oblonga DNA includes these proteins:
- a CDS encoding GumC family protein gives MTSKKQRNLSHDPAVFFSHRASGIDQSTVIMARASHDSFTESAAHHGDGRHSASLRSYLELPFVYKRLIIGCLVAAILLGWAALLVWPRKYESEAKLMLRVGRESVSLDPTATTSQTLMLQKTQEEEVVSALEMLGSRQIAEGVVDELGESSILNGSLPSEGGEPAGPTVVDRVKGLVSGAIDLVATTSGLRDEISNHEVAVRRVQGAVEIKAQKKSNVISVQASAKTPEMAQALVQQTCDTYLKQHLLNSQTAGSHDFFVQQVDAAEAHLNALTDRKSDYMKKRGIVSVEANRELLQEQLATCERELLMATGSLEQVNAEMADLRRKIADTEEEIVAERKEGSDSTWSGMRQQVYELELQEKSLAAKYTPQHRRLIETREQLDGARMIMAKLRSERVDHSMTPNPMKRRMEDDLQRSQTQVVGLQSVVLEKERQRVQLAQQVRELHDWEIELTQMDRDIESSAASLKKLVEKLEEARVIEELRNQQISNVSVFQPATFVERPASPNKRILAAGFVMLGLCSGVGLAFLREIGSDTMRTAEHVESSLRYPVLTKIPHQPRLELGNSIRRLDDAGDIRTRCRSIIGDLMLSRAQPIGEPPRGRSLGVIGIDPGCGASTLAAALAMVSSDDCGLKTILIDADGRTRSVSKAFGLQNAPGLLELSAGDAAVEQCVQQLSDSKLALLPYASPTVNDSESKSAERHDPRQTIEAFGQANDLVIIDFPPASLPDQALSLAQTLDYVVVVVESEKTKVAQAQRFLNRFAGSDTEVIGIVLNKTRNYAPAMFSGA, from the coding sequence ATGACTTCAAAAAAACAACGTAACCTGAGCCACGATCCGGCTGTCTTTTTCTCGCACCGCGCGTCGGGAATCGATCAATCGACAGTGATCATGGCGCGTGCCAGCCACGATTCGTTCACCGAATCGGCGGCCCATCATGGCGATGGCCGTCACTCCGCCAGCCTGCGCTCGTATTTGGAGTTGCCGTTTGTTTACAAGCGATTGATCATCGGATGCCTTGTGGCTGCGATCCTCTTGGGCTGGGCAGCGCTGCTTGTCTGGCCGCGGAAGTATGAATCCGAAGCCAAGCTGATGTTGCGGGTCGGCCGCGAGAGCGTTTCGCTGGACCCGACGGCAACGACCAGCCAGACTCTGATGTTGCAGAAGACGCAAGAGGAAGAAGTCGTTTCGGCGCTGGAAATGTTGGGCAGCCGTCAGATCGCCGAAGGCGTGGTCGATGAGCTCGGCGAGTCTTCGATCCTCAATGGCAGCCTGCCAAGCGAAGGCGGCGAGCCGGCCGGTCCAACCGTTGTCGATCGCGTCAAAGGTTTGGTGAGTGGTGCGATCGATCTGGTCGCGACGACGTCCGGTCTTCGCGACGAAATCTCCAACCACGAAGTTGCGGTTCGCCGCGTCCAAGGCGCCGTCGAAATCAAGGCTCAAAAGAAGTCGAACGTGATCTCGGTGCAAGCCTCTGCCAAGACGCCCGAGATGGCTCAAGCGTTGGTTCAACAAACTTGCGACACCTATCTGAAACAACATCTACTGAATTCGCAAACCGCCGGATCGCATGACTTCTTCGTGCAACAGGTCGATGCCGCGGAAGCTCATCTGAATGCGTTGACCGATCGTAAATCGGACTACATGAAAAAGCGTGGCATCGTTTCGGTCGAAGCGAACCGAGAGTTGTTGCAAGAACAACTGGCGACTTGCGAACGCGAGCTGCTGATGGCCACTGGTTCGCTGGAACAGGTGAACGCCGAAATGGCCGATCTTCGCCGCAAGATCGCCGACACCGAAGAAGAGATTGTCGCCGAACGCAAGGAAGGTTCCGACAGCACCTGGAGCGGCATGCGTCAGCAGGTCTACGAACTGGAACTGCAAGAGAAAAGCCTGGCGGCCAAATACACGCCGCAGCATCGGCGGTTGATCGAAACTCGCGAACAATTGGACGGGGCGCGGATGATCATGGCAAAGCTGCGCAGCGAACGAGTCGACCATAGCATGACGCCCAACCCGATGAAGCGTCGTATGGAAGACGATCTGCAGCGGTCGCAAACTCAGGTCGTTGGATTGCAGAGCGTCGTGCTGGAGAAAGAACGTCAGCGGGTCCAGTTGGCTCAACAGGTCCGCGAGCTGCACGACTGGGAAATCGAACTGACACAAATGGATCGCGACATCGAATCCTCCGCCGCCAGCCTGAAGAAGCTGGTCGAAAAACTGGAGGAGGCTCGCGTGATCGAAGAGCTTCGCAACCAACAGATCTCCAACGTGAGCGTCTTTCAACCGGCGACGTTTGTCGAACGTCCCGCCAGCCCCAACAAGCGGATCCTCGCCGCGGGATTTGTGATGTTGGGATTGTGCAGCGGCGTGGGACTGGCGTTCCTGCGTGAAATCGGCAGCGACACGATGCGGACCGCCGAACATGTCGAATCGAGCTTGCGATATCCCGTGCTGACAAAAATCCCGCACCAACCGCGGTTGGAACTCGGCAATTCGATCCGTCGACTCGACGATGCAGGCGATATCCGCACGCGTTGTCGATCGATCATCGGCGACCTGATGCTCTCGCGTGCCCAACCGATCGGTGAACCGCCGCGAGGTCGCTCGCTGGGCGTGATCGGGATCGATCCAGGTTGTGGAGCGAGCACGTTGGCCGCGGCGTTGGCGATGGTCAGCAGCGACGATTGCGGACTGAAAACAATATTGATCGATGCCGACGGTCGAACCCGTTCGGTTTCCAAGGCCTTCGGTTTGCAAAACGCTCCCGGACTGTTGGAGCTATCTGCAGGGGACGCCGCCGTCGAACAGTGCGTTCAGCAATTGTCCGACAGCAAGCTGGCGCTGTTGCCTTACGCATCCCCAACCGTGAACGATTCGGAATCGAAATCTGCCGAACGCCACGATCCACGGCAGACGATCGAAGCGTTCGGGCAAGCCAACGATCTGGTGATCATCGACTTCCCGCCAGCGTCGCTCCCCGACCAAGCCTTGTCGCTCGCCCAGACGTTGGATTACGTCGTGGTCGTGGTCGAATCGGAAAAGACCAAAGTTGCCCAAGCCCAGCGGTTTTTGAATCGCTTTGCCGGTAGCGATACCGAAGTGATTGGTATCGTTCTCAACAAGACGCGTAACTATGCTCCGGCGATGTTCTCGGGCGCGTAA
- a CDS encoding glycosyltransferase family 4 protein — MSTNNAMHLGVVASVKHGFEHFVHRELSFFESRGAKISVYPTKFQAGLYGPRPTWNVYRWGLISLMFANLGTLLSRPASYLRLLAEAIRHRAVVDFVLAVYFAGKMHDVDLIYATFGDRKLFIAYFCKQLLDKPLICTIHAYEIYENPNPAMFARAVAACDQITTVTNYNREQLKSRYGIDPARIEVVRLSIDLQTYRPERKFVVLIVGYFAQKKGHRILLEALRKIDNSEFELWVVGTGRDSADSVDVKALVAEMGLESQVAFFNGLSGTALRAVYHACDVFCLPSHHDDHGGAEGFPTVIIEAMACGKPVISTRHVEIPAIVEQILVDEKDVDGLADALLQTYRSADLREQMGERNRELAAEHFSHSNVKRTEAMMRAACGLPPLVEPEASPVEMQHESLTT; from the coding sequence ATGTCAACCAATAACGCGATGCATCTGGGAGTCGTGGCGTCGGTCAAACACGGCTTCGAGCACTTCGTCCATCGGGAGCTTTCGTTTTTCGAGAGCCGCGGCGCGAAGATCAGCGTCTATCCGACGAAGTTCCAAGCGGGGTTGTACGGCCCGCGTCCGACGTGGAACGTCTATCGGTGGGGCTTGATCTCGCTGATGTTTGCGAATCTGGGCACGCTGCTATCGCGGCCGGCCAGCTATCTGCGACTGCTTGCCGAAGCGATCCGCCATCGCGCGGTCGTCGACTTTGTCCTGGCGGTCTATTTCGCCGGCAAGATGCACGACGTCGATCTGATCTACGCCACCTTTGGCGATCGCAAATTGTTTATCGCCTACTTCTGCAAACAACTGCTCGACAAACCGCTGATCTGCACGATCCACGCCTACGAGATCTACGAGAATCCAAACCCGGCGATGTTCGCTCGCGCGGTTGCTGCTTGCGACCAGATCACGACGGTGACCAATTACAACCGCGAGCAGCTGAAGTCGCGGTATGGGATCGATCCAGCGCGGATCGAGGTCGTGCGGCTCTCGATCGATCTGCAGACCTACCGACCGGAGCGTAAGTTTGTCGTCTTGATCGTCGGCTACTTCGCTCAGAAAAAGGGACATCGCATCCTGTTGGAAGCGCTTCGCAAGATCGACAACTCCGAATTTGAACTGTGGGTCGTCGGCACCGGTCGCGATTCGGCCGATTCGGTCGACGTCAAAGCCCTCGTGGCGGAGATGGGATTGGAATCGCAGGTCGCGTTTTTCAACGGCCTCTCGGGAACCGCGCTTCGAGCGGTCTACCACGCTTGCGACGTCTTCTGCCTGCCCAGTCATCACGACGACCACGGCGGGGCGGAAGGTTTTCCGACGGTGATCATCGAAGCGATGGCCTGTGGCAAACCGGTGATCAGCACGCGGCACGTCGAGATTCCGGCGATCGTCGAACAGATTCTGGTCGATGAAAAAGATGTCGATGGCCTGGCCGACGCTTTATTGCAAACGTATCGTTCGGCAGACCTGCGCGAACAGATGGGGGAACGAAATCGCGAACTTGCTGCGGAACATTTCTCGCATTCGAATGTTAAAAGAACCGAAGCGATGATGCGCGCCGCCTGCGGTCTGCCGCCGCTGGTTGAACCGGAAGCGAGTCCGGTCGAGATGCAACATGAGTCACTGACAACGTGA
- a CDS encoding glycosyltransferase family 4 protein, whose protein sequence is MKSKPYRILMLLENESVPDDCRVLLEAEALIDAGYAVTIICPTGEVTKKVDRIGEIRVYRYPQAWEMSGVLGYLLEYGYSLVAAFVLSWFVLLRHGFDAVHVHTPPDLMGLVAIFFKLLGKRFVFDHHDLSPELYLAQKPGRSEGTVYRALRFFERLSCRKADRLIATNDTQRSIQIDRCGADPEACYIVRNGPNALFLSDVQPLESIRTPGCLTIGYVGVIGVQDGVDFMVRALHEVKTKHGRDDFRGVIVGSGPAIADLKRLAAKLDLADKILFTGMIPFATVPSHIAAFDICLTPDPSNAYNDSCTTIKTMEYMALRKPTVCFRTRENQITAGDAAVYADNNDIPAYADAIVQLMDDPALRHTMGQTARQRIDNGLTWQHQAVRLIELYDNLFDVVRDPADCDAPAAVASVS, encoded by the coding sequence ATGAAATCCAAGCCCTACCGGATCTTAATGCTGCTCGAAAACGAGAGCGTTCCGGACGACTGCCGCGTGTTGCTGGAAGCCGAAGCGCTGATCGATGCCGGATATGCGGTGACGATCATCTGCCCAACAGGGGAGGTGACGAAAAAGGTCGACCGAATCGGAGAGATCCGCGTCTATCGATACCCGCAGGCGTGGGAGATGAGTGGCGTGCTGGGGTATCTGTTGGAGTACGGTTACAGCCTGGTCGCCGCTTTTGTCCTTTCATGGTTTGTCCTGCTGAGGCACGGTTTCGACGCAGTCCATGTGCACACGCCGCCGGATCTGATGGGATTGGTCGCGATCTTCTTCAAGTTGTTGGGAAAGCGGTTTGTCTTCGATCATCACGACCTGTCGCCGGAGCTGTATCTGGCGCAGAAACCGGGGCGCAGCGAGGGGACCGTCTATCGGGCGTTGCGATTTTTCGAGCGACTGTCGTGTCGCAAAGCCGATCGTTTGATCGCCACCAACGACACGCAGCGCTCGATACAAATCGACCGTTGTGGAGCCGATCCTGAGGCCTGCTACATCGTTCGCAATGGCCCCAACGCGTTGTTTTTGAGCGACGTCCAGCCGCTCGAATCGATTCGCACGCCGGGCTGTCTCACGATTGGATATGTCGGCGTGATCGGCGTCCAAGATGGCGTCGACTTTATGGTTCGGGCATTGCACGAAGTGAAGACGAAGCACGGCCGCGACGACTTCCGCGGCGTGATCGTTGGCAGCGGACCGGCGATCGCCGATCTCAAGCGTTTGGCGGCCAAGCTCGATCTGGCGGACAAGATCCTGTTCACGGGAATGATTCCGTTTGCAACCGTCCCATCGCACATCGCCGCGTTTGACATCTGCCTGACTCCCGATCCCAGCAACGCTTACAACGACAGCTGCACGACGATCAAGACGATGGAATACATGGCGCTGCGAAAGCCGACGGTCTGTTTCCGCACGCGCGAGAATCAAATCACCGCCGGCGACGCGGCGGTCTACGCCGACAACAACGACATCCCCGCGTATGCCGATGCGATCGTGCAATTGATGGACGACCCGGCGCTTCGCCATACGATGGGCCAGACGGCTCGGCAACGGATCGACAACGGGCTGACTTGGCAACATCAAGCGGTCCGCCTGATCGAACTCTACGACAACCTGTTCGACGTCGTCCGAGATCCAGCCGACTGCGACGCCCCCGCCGCAGTCGCAAGCGTTTCTTAG
- a CDS encoding flippase → MTTMGKIRRNAVAIFTGDLVNKASTFAVYAMLSRYTSLESFGLLQFGLLVLYTFNVFAAAGLPTLLTRRVARHANRSRHLLYHGYAGALASSLLAMLGMILFAFVMRYDAEMRWVLCLLSIAIVPYALTLVAEAVIRGRERMHLIALANLPGNALLVGGAFAVLSLGYSIYWLAAVVITARTATFLLTHAMASYCCQHSLAVPGVGFRVGMKQLKHSLVFFGNDGVNAIWSALDQVMLSKFASEREIGLLGSSYQILQPILMVYRAVGTSAFPTLCYTASRDAIAEMVQALIGLLWRLSTPAAIGLFLLADEILVFAYGNEEFRAAAVVIRILVFTLFLDPVTPLLGHALWATKNEAVVLRIVLVNLMANVVVGCLLISQFGLIGAAVTYVSINFFNVLQHKYYFRREIAPLALGREWLRGLPATLCLLAIVACFVQWDAVRSGQHHWISIGQAIIALTLGMIVYVPLAFPGLCSHGVRMVTGKLEKA, encoded by the coding sequence ATGACAACGATGGGCAAGATCCGCCGCAATGCGGTTGCAATTTTCACGGGCGATCTGGTCAACAAGGCGAGCACGTTTGCTGTCTATGCGATGCTGTCGCGGTACACGAGCCTGGAGTCCTTCGGGCTTCTGCAGTTCGGCCTGCTGGTGCTGTATACCTTTAATGTCTTCGCCGCCGCGGGGCTGCCAACGCTGTTGACCCGCCGCGTCGCGCGGCACGCCAATCGTTCGCGGCATCTGCTGTATCACGGCTACGCTGGCGCACTGGCCTCTTCGCTTTTGGCGATGCTGGGAATGATCCTGTTTGCTTTTGTGATGCGGTACGACGCCGAGATGCGGTGGGTGCTGTGTCTGCTGTCGATCGCGATCGTTCCCTACGCGTTGACCTTAGTCGCCGAGGCGGTGATCCGCGGCCGCGAGCGGATGCATTTGATCGCCCTGGCGAATCTGCCCGGCAACGCTTTGCTAGTCGGCGGCGCGTTTGCGGTGCTGTCGCTGGGCTACAGTATCTATTGGTTGGCCGCCGTGGTGATCACCGCTCGAACCGCGACGTTTCTGCTGACACATGCGATGGCGTCTTACTGCTGTCAGCATTCCCTGGCCGTCCCTGGCGTCGGGTTCCGCGTCGGCATGAAACAACTGAAACACTCGTTGGTCTTTTTCGGCAACGACGGCGTCAACGCGATCTGGTCGGCGCTGGACCAAGTGATGCTGTCGAAGTTTGCCAGCGAGCGAGAGATCGGTCTGCTCGGTTCTTCGTATCAAATCCTGCAACCGATTCTGATGGTCTACCGTGCCGTTGGGACCAGTGCGTTCCCAACCCTGTGCTACACCGCGTCGCGCGATGCGATTGCCGAGATGGTTCAGGCGCTGATCGGACTGCTGTGGCGGTTGAGTACGCCGGCGGCGATCGGATTGTTCCTGTTGGCCGACGAAATCCTCGTGTTTGCGTACGGCAATGAAGAGTTCCGCGCCGCCGCGGTCGTGATCCGAATCCTTGTCTTCACGCTCTTCCTCGATCCGGTGACTCCATTGTTAGGTCACGCGTTGTGGGCGACTAAAAACGAGGCAGTGGTGCTGCGGATCGTGTTGGTCAACCTGATGGCGAACGTCGTCGTCGGATGCCTGTTGATCAGCCAATTCGGTTTGATCGGAGCCGCAGTGACTTACGTGAGCATCAATTTCTTCAACGTTTTACAACACAAATATTACTTCCGTCGCGAGATCGCTCCATTGGCCTTGGGCCGAGAATGGCTGCGTGGTCTCCCCGCGACCCTCTGCCTGTTGGCGATCGTCGCCTGTTTTGTGCAATGGGATGCGGTGCGTTCTGGACAGCATCATTGGATCAGTATCGGGCAGGCAATCATCGCGCTGACTCTGGGAATGATCGTCTACGTGCCGCTGGCCTTCCCCGGGCTGTGTTCGCACGGCGTTCGCATGGTCACTGGAAAATTGGAAAAGGCATAA
- a CDS encoding O-antigen ligase family protein: MSLALTSPATARRPSFDRLLMFWVPVIVLAVLVIRNDARMAYAQSANGAAVEAADLAENAGTGTRERQLLFLALGATGGMLLWRDQRTNRRPIYWPIMLLLGLLFAYGCCSVVWSDSPFLTVKRMIVLGCLALGAIGIGKVWSTRDFCLALIGWTLLFVLISVAAELANGVFLRGGDYRFSGVFHPNKQVFFCAFLFLCSSCMYQSERKRIYLAIAIFALIAVILTKSRTGTAACLLAGAWLWWSYLPRNWIVNVAVAGSILFSIGLIGLGASGEEVSLLSAARMGREDELSDPTKLTGRLPIWTETLSAFINQPLLGFGYGAFWSPERIRYFESQNGWAFSHAHSIYIESAVNWGLLGVFIMLMIVVATVRRAKYLLRTHERMAGRWMIALLILAAIAGLAESAFVADGFEAIVLCASIGLVACHGPVPPARGTR, from the coding sequence ATGTCTCTTGCACTCACCTCACCCGCAACCGCACGGCGACCATCGTTCGACCGCTTGCTGATGTTTTGGGTGCCCGTGATCGTGCTGGCGGTCTTGGTGATCCGCAACGATGCTCGTATGGCGTACGCTCAATCGGCCAACGGTGCCGCGGTCGAAGCGGCCGATCTAGCCGAAAACGCCGGCACCGGAACACGCGAACGCCAGTTGTTGTTCCTCGCCTTGGGAGCGACCGGAGGGATGTTGCTGTGGCGCGATCAAAGGACCAACCGACGGCCGATCTATTGGCCGATCATGCTGCTGTTGGGGCTGTTGTTCGCCTACGGTTGCTGTTCGGTCGTCTGGTCCGATTCCCCTTTCTTAACCGTCAAGCGGATGATCGTGTTGGGCTGTCTCGCGCTCGGTGCGATCGGGATCGGCAAGGTCTGGAGCACCCGCGATTTCTGTCTGGCTTTAATCGGTTGGACGTTGCTGTTTGTCCTGATCAGCGTCGCCGCCGAACTCGCCAACGGCGTCTTCCTGCGCGGCGGAGACTACCGGTTTTCGGGAGTCTTTCATCCAAACAAGCAGGTCTTTTTCTGCGCGTTTCTGTTCCTGTGCAGTTCGTGCATGTATCAAAGCGAACGCAAGCGGATCTATCTGGCGATCGCGATCTTCGCTCTGATCGCAGTCATCTTAACGAAGTCGCGAACCGGCACGGCCGCCTGTCTGTTGGCGGGGGCTTGGTTGTGGTGGAGTTATCTGCCGCGGAACTGGATCGTCAACGTGGCCGTCGCCGGATCGATCTTGTTCAGCATCGGATTGATCGGACTTGGGGCGAGCGGCGAAGAGGTCTCGTTGCTTTCGGCCGCGAGGATGGGCCGCGAGGATGAACTCTCCGATCCGACCAAGTTGACAGGCCGGTTGCCGATCTGGACCGAGACCCTTTCCGCCTTCATCAACCAGCCGCTGTTAGGCTTTGGGTACGGCGCGTTTTGGTCTCCCGAACGGATTCGATATTTCGAATCGCAGAACGGTTGGGCGTTCAGCCACGCCCATTCGATCTACATCGAATCGGCGGTCAATTGGGGACTGTTGGGCGTCTTTATCATGCTGATGATCGTTGTCGCCACGGTGCGACGCGCGAAATACCTGCTGCGAACCCACGAACGGATGGCGGGTCGTTGGATGATCGCGCTGTTGATCCTCGCCGCCATCGCGGGGCTCGCCGAATCGGCGTTTGTCGCCGACGGATTTGAAGCGATCGTGTTGTGTGCCAGTATCGGATTGGTCGCCTGCCATGGTCCAGTTCCTCCCGCCCGAGGAACGCGATGA
- a CDS encoding glycosyltransferase family 4 protein: MRIAWISYGFEELCVQNVNALAEEHEVLLVMPHPQPGETQYAISDRVKHFGFDEPRLRQPLRQLSCVAAIRRQIDAFKPDVVHFQQGHMWFNTALRSLKRYPLVATIHDPRHHAGDMSSRKTPQWVMDYGFRKADHVIVHGEALAAQVQQLFGFASDRVHVVAHVAMGQVEGATAVAEEPHNVLFFGRIWDYKGLEYLIAAEPLIAKEVPDSKIVIAGRGDDFSRYQKLIGDSPRFEIHNRWISDQQRAEFFQRAAIVVLPYTEATQSGVVPVAQMYAKPVVATRVGALAECVLDRQTGLLVPPRDPQALATAIIQLLKDPAQRRALGDAGFDRLQAEASPAVVARQTVAVYEQAIADRQRGSKPSPAQASATQPTQTLGSPSHVNQ, from the coding sequence ATGCGAATCGCTTGGATATCATACGGGTTCGAAGAGCTGTGCGTGCAGAACGTCAATGCGCTCGCCGAAGAGCACGAGGTGCTGTTGGTGATGCCTCATCCGCAGCCGGGGGAAACGCAATACGCGATCTCCGACCGGGTGAAGCATTTCGGTTTTGACGAGCCACGGTTGCGCCAACCGCTGCGGCAGCTGAGCTGTGTCGCGGCGATCCGCCGCCAGATCGATGCGTTCAAGCCCGACGTGGTCCATTTCCAACAGGGACACATGTGGTTCAACACCGCCCTGCGATCGCTGAAACGGTATCCGTTGGTGGCGACGATCCACGACCCGCGGCACCACGCCGGCGACATGTCATCGCGGAAGACGCCGCAATGGGTGATGGATTACGGATTTCGCAAAGCCGATCATGTGATCGTTCATGGGGAGGCGTTGGCAGCGCAAGTGCAGCAGTTGTTCGGTTTCGCCAGCGATCGCGTGCACGTCGTCGCTCACGTCGCGATGGGCCAAGTCGAAGGAGCGACCGCCGTCGCCGAAGAGCCTCACAATGTGTTGTTCTTCGGAAGGATCTGGGACTACAAAGGCTTGGAATATCTGATCGCCGCCGAGCCGTTGATCGCAAAAGAAGTCCCCGATTCGAAGATCGTGATCGCGGGGCGAGGCGACGATTTTTCGCGGTACCAGAAACTGATCGGCGATTCGCCGCGGTTCGAGATCCACAATCGATGGATCAGCGATCAGCAGCGGGCTGAATTTTTTCAACGCGCCGCCATCGTGGTTCTCCCTTATACCGAAGCGACGCAAAGTGGAGTCGTCCCGGTCGCGCAGATGTATGCCAAACCTGTCGTCGCCACGCGCGTCGGCGCGTTGGCCGAATGCGTGCTCGATCGGCAGACCGGCTTGCTCGTCCCACCTCGCGATCCGCAAGCGCTGGCGACGGCGATCATTCAACTGTTAAAAGACCCTGCTCAGCGGCGGGCCTTGGGGGATGCTGGTTTCGATCGCTTGCAAGCCGAAGCGTCCCCCGCGGTTGTCGCGCGGCAGACGGTTGCTGTTTATGAACAAGCGATCGCCGATCGGCAGCGCGGATCCAAACCTTCGCCGGCGCAAGCGTCCGCGACGCAGCCAACGCAAACTTTAGGGAGCCCCAGTCATGTCAACCAATAA